From the Corythoichthys intestinalis isolate RoL2023-P3 chromosome 13, ASM3026506v1, whole genome shotgun sequence genome, one window contains:
- the rcor2 gene encoding REST corepressor 2: MPSVMERSGAGVLSRSRAKTVTNGNSQPHSEEESSDEEHAHDSMIRVGGDYQAQIPEFKPDSPARYDEKDQRSMLVWCPNGQLSDAMLDEYILMAKEKHGYNMEQALGMLLWHKHDVERSLADLANFTPFPDEWTVEDKVLFEQAFSFHGKSFHRIQQMLPDKLISSLVKYYYGWKKTRTRTSVMDRQARRLVSKREKEDSNDELEEGEPGSDSDFELDAKKEAAKQNANNTTSDKVIPGRSGPIKKENVGAQYRHHPLRARRRPPKGMHLEQADITSLSASQDSGVLTIRQLDTQLVSLKRQVQSIKQSNSSLKLSLNEGVDSFRPIEPNSKMNARWTTEEQLLAVQAIRRYGKDFTAIAEVIGNKTSAQVSSFFVSYRRRFNLDEVLREWAAEQVATRDLRRSGDEMVAMSEGRAEEEEVKMEDSSSDATGSSSPHSSNQTPSSLSQPPPLLRPAPPSAPPSLLRQPPPLQTRPLQNRAPHNHPPPPLIRPAVTSSSGSLRASPPSSSPSVAMQVPPSLVGIKVEQANSH; this comes from the exons ATGCCCTCAGTGATGGAGCGCTCCGGGGCCGGCGTCCTATCCAGGAGCCGAGCCAAGACCGTAACCAATGGCAATAGCCAGCCACATTCCGAGGAGGAGAGCAGCGATGAGGAGCACGCTCACG ACAGCATGATTCGAGTGGGAGGAGACTACCAGGCCCAGATCCCAGAGTTTAAACCAG ATAGCCCGGCGCGTTACGATGAGAAGGACCAAAGGAGCATGTTGGTCTGGTGTCCCAACGGACAGCTCTCGGATGCAATGC TGGATGAATACATCCTGATGGCGAAAGAAAAACACGGCTACAACATGGAACAG GCGCTCGGCATGTTGCTGTGGCACAAGCACGACGTGGAGCGCTCGCTGGCCGACTTGGCCAACTTTACGCCATTCCCCGACGAGTGGACGGTGGAGGACAAAGTTCTGTTCGAGCAGGCCTTCAGCTTCCACGGGAAGAGCTTCCACCGCATTCAGCAGATG CTTCCAGATAAGCTGATATCTAGCCTGGTGAAGTACTATTACGGCTGGAAGAAGACGAGAACCAGAACCTCTGTCATGGATCGCCAGGCCAGGAGGCTGGTCAGCAAGAGAGAGAAAGAGGATAG CAATGATGAGCTGGAGGAAGGAGAACCCGGCAGCGACAGTGACTTTGAGCTCGACGCCAAGAAGGAG GCAGCTAAACAGAACGCCAACAACACCACCTCGGACAAAGTCATACCCGGTCGCTCCGGCCCGATCAAGAAGGAAAACGTCGGGGCTCAGTATCGCCACCACCCTCTCCGGGCGCGTCGCCGGCCGCCTAAGGGGATGCACCTGGAGCAGGCCGACATCACGTCTCTGTCCGCCTCGCAAGACTCCGGTGTGCTGACCATAAGACAGCTGGACACGCAGCTGGTATCACTCAAGCGACAG GTCCAAAGTATTAAACAGAGCAACAGCAGTTTGAAACTGAGTCTCAATGAAGGTGTTGACAGTTTCAGACCTATtgag CCCAACTCCAAGATGAATGCTCGTTGGACAACTGAGGAGCAATTGCTAGCTGTGCAAG CAATCCGCCGGTACGGCAAAGACTTCACAGCCATCGCCGAAGTGATTGGAAACAAGACGTCAGCTCAG GTGAGCTCGTTCTTCGTGAGCTACCGCCGCAGGTTCAACCTGGACGAAGTGCTGAGGGAGTGGGCCGCCGAGCAAGTGGCTACCCGGGACCTGAGGCGGAGCGGCGATGAGATGGTGGCCATGAGTGAAGGAAGAGCAGAGGAGGAAGAG gTCAAGATGGAAGACTCTTCTTCAGACGCCACCGGAAGCTCCTCGCCCCACTCCTCCAACCAGACGCCCTCGTCTCTCTCGCAGCCTCCCCCGCTGCTGCGCCCGGCGCCGCCCTCAGCCCCGCCGAGCCTACTGCGCCAGCCCCCGCCGCTGCAGACCCGTCCGCTGCAAAACCGGGCCCCTCACAACCACCCGCCGCCGCCCCTGATTCGGCCCGCCGTCACCTCGTCCTCCGGAAGCCTGCGGGCTTCTCCACCCAGCTCCTCGCCCTCCGTCGCCATGCAGGTGCCGCCGTCGCTGGTGGGCATCAAAGTGGAACAGGCCAACTCTCACTAG